catattcacccgttatggatggcataacatttcgatatctcatcagtttagctgtacatgaaaaccttgaaatacatctgatggatgtggttacagcttacctttatggatcacttgataatgaagtctatatgaaaattcctgaaggatttaaaatgcctgaagcaattaactcaaagtctcgggagatgtattcaatcagattacaaagatcattgtatggtctaaaacaatcagggcgcatgtggtacaatcgcctcagtgagtacttggtaaaagaaggttatataaatgatgtcatttgtccatgtgtttttattaagaaagcaaaatcagagttcgttataatcgctgtttatgttgatgacataaacctaattggaactccagaagagctccaaaaggcaattgaatatttaaataaagaatttgagatgaaagatctgggaaaagcaaaactttgtcttggtttgcagattgaacatttgacagatgggatccttatccatcaatctgcttataccgaaaaggttttaaaacgattttacatggacaatgcgcatcctttaagtactccaatagttgttcgatcacttgaagtgagcaaagatccgttccgacctcaagaagaaaatgaagagcttcttggtcctgaagtaccatatcttagtgcaattggtgcacttatgtatcttgctaacgctactagacctgacatagcgttctctgttaatttgctagcaagatatagctcttctcctacacgaagacattggaacggagttaagcatatattgcgatatctgaagggaactagcgatatgggtttgttttatactaacaaaggtagtacagatcttgttggttatgcagatgcaggttatttatctgatccacataaagctcgatctcaaacaggctatttgtttacatgcggaggtactgctatatcatggtgatccacaaagcagtccattgttgctacttattcgaatcatgctgagataatagctattcatgaagcaagtagagaatgtgtgtggttgagatcagtgatacatttcatcagagaaagatgtggcttgaagtgtgatacaaaaatacccacagtattatatgaagataatgttgcatgcatagctcaattaaagggaggatttataaaaggagatagaacgaagcacatttcaccaaagttatttttcacacatgatctctagaagaatggtgatattgatgtacaacagattcgttcaagtgacaatcccgcagatttgttcaccaaatctttgccaacttcaactcttgagaagatgatatttaagattggaatgcgaagactccgacatctgaatcttggtcttcgtcagggggagtgaaaatacgcgttgtactctttttcccttaatcaagttttgtcccattgggttttcttggtaaggtttttaatgaggcaactctcaaagcgtattactagatatgtatACTCTATTTCCTTAATTGAGGCTTTTTcccaataaggtttttaacgatgcacatcatctatggacatccaagggggagtgttatgaaattatgaatgttcatttctcaaatataatgctccttccaccatgttaatggttcttcctttttcttccaccatgttaatggctctcccattttcttccaccatttcatatattaaatacatatgtatcactataaatagaggcataaattTTCATATGAGAGACACTTGTAaaaacattttggaagaatagtaaaaatctctcctcttttgtcattctatttctatggttttcttcctttaatattgtgactcttttagcttcattttacaaCACTTTTCAAATTTTAGAAGTTTTTCATGCTCACGGTAATTTTCAAAGAATCCTTTATTAACGTATCCAAGACTTCAAATGATGATACTAATTTAATGAAATAGACAGTGGACTCATATATCCAAAAGGCCAAACAATATATTAAATGTATCAAGTGTCAGGCTTAAtccgaaacaaaaaaaaaaatacttactaTGTACGCCTAACATCTGACAAAGTAATAGTTGTGCGCTTGGTTTTGATATTTTATATAGGATATGCATTACATTACATGACATGTTAGTGTTTGGATGGACATCAATATAGGTAAGCATGCATAATGCAAGGTCCTCCGTTGAAAAGTTTTAAAAACATATTAACATGCAGATACACATTAAGCAGTTTGTTGTATCACTATGCTTAATACTAAAACTAATCATAAACAAGAGTCACTGAAACACAACGAATATATAGTCATTATGTTTATTTGTAATGTGCTATTAAAAGATTAGACGGAATCAAATCAAATTTTCTATTAATAACCAACTATAACAAACTGACTAAATCTAGACTAATTAAAAATAGTACTCAATTACTGTTATATGGTCTTTTATTCATCAACTACTACGACTAGCAAAAATCAAAATAAACAACTCAATCATCTCTAACCACAGAACCATCACCAATCAAGTGATCTATCTTTCCTTCAGGATGCTCAAAGCAATCTGCTACATCCAAGTGTGTGATGTCAATTTGATTTTCAGAGATAAAATGAGCTTCGGGatttttctctttcctttttattgatGCCTGATAAAGCTCAACCAAGTGCTTCACCGTACGACAGGTACGGGCCCAGTGTCCACTTCCACCACATCgatagcatttattttctgagtcACGTGCTTCTGGCACTTCATGCCTCTCAtccttctttttccccttttgaTGGTAATTTTTCTTTGAAGGGTGATTAACACCAGGAAaataatttcttccttgaccaTTATCACGACCACGACTATTATCACGACCACGACTATTATCATGACCACAACCGGGGCCACGACCTTTTCCACGCCTAGAGTAGTGGGCATACacctcattcacttcggggagtgGTGCAGCGCCAATAGGTCGATTCTCGTGATTTTTCATTAGCAAATCATTATTTTGTTCAGCCACAAGAAGATgagcaatcaaatcacaatactttgtgaaacctttctctcgatattgctgctgcaggagcacatTCGAGGCATGAAAAGTGGAGAACGTCTTTTCCAGCTTATCAGAATCACTAATCTTTTCTCCATATAGTGTCAATATAGAAGTAATTCTAAACATCTCAGAGTTATACTTCATAACTGATTTGAAATCTTGTAGCCTTCGATTGATCCATTCGTGTCGCTTTTGGGAGgaagaccatcttcaggtggtcatacaTTTCTTACAAGTTTTTCCATAAAATGAGTGGATACTTAATAGTAAGATATTCAATTTTCAGGTCCTCATCAAGATGATGACACAAGAATATCATAGCCTTGACATTTTCTTGGTTGGATGCTTATTATTTTCTTTAATGGTGTCTCCAAGACCCATAGCATCAAGATGGATTTCAGCACCTAGCACCCATGATAGGTAGTTCTTGCCTGAAATATCAAGGGCAACGAACTCGAGTTTTGTAAGGTTAGCCATAAAATAGAGAGAATAAAAATAGTACCTTAGCCTTCAAAAATTTCTTGAGATGGCAGAGTCTcctgctgataacgtgttatgaaACAATAAACTAAAGCAAGAATATATGTAGAACAAGAGAGAAGATAGTTCTTATTTCTTATGAATGATGaaatacaatgaagagaacatctctatttataggaaaGAATTGACTTGATGTcaaagtcacaaaccctaaaattcctcctaaagatagacatcacaATATTATAATAACATTTATAACAGTCGGCAAGTAGTTGAAGCTTGCAAATTGGTGACTTCCGTGGAGTGAAAGGACAAAAGCGTTATGATAGATTGATGGCCACTCCTCAACATTTGCCCATCCCACTATGTTATCTTTGTGTAGGAAAGGGATAAAAGGATATACGCACTGAATATTCTAACATATTGCCCACTTTCTTCCATTTGCTTTATTCCcatgccttctttctgtctttaactttcttgattttttttttaattgagtttTTATAAGTTTAAGTTTTATATACTGTTATTGTCAATAATTTTTTCACATTATCAAATCATCCAATGAATATTTACAAGTAACTCTTTTCAAATGTAGATTCAAAATCCTGAATACTGTCTTGACAGTGTATATTACTTAAAATTTATTTCTTAAAACTATCCTCACCAAAATATATGCCTTTCTTGATTTCTTTCCTACTATTTTACGTTCACTGTAGATATTTTTGAGTAGGAAAATTATGTGCTTGTCCTACCATACTCTTTTTATGCTAAGAGTATTAGTTGTTGTATtatgaaggtttttttttttttttttttttggggggggggggggggggggaccatGTTGTATTATGAAGTTTAATATATCTGATACGAGTTTATTGGGTTTGTTCGAATACCAGGCGTCAATTAGTTATTTTTTGACATAATGGAGGGACAATATTACTAAACTACCATTAGCATCTCACGTCTTATAAACCAATTTTGTGTGTCAATTACCAGACATAAGTGGTAATTCTATCCGAGAGTTGGAGGTCGAGATTGTGGTTATGAAAGGTTTGAGGAATGAGGTGGATTATCAAACTTATCACACTTGTAATCTTTAAGAACAGTTATTACTAAGGATAAATGGGGAAGAATAATTAATTTAATCTTGACTTTCTAAATAACAAATAATTAAAGAAAactatttttaaaaatcacacaaataatttgagacggaggaatTATTAGAATCATATGCTAATTCCAAGGAGTGTGGGTTCTGTTTTCCGGTGAAATTAGATTTAACAAAAAAATCAGTTAGAGATTTGTTTTTACAGGGTTTAAAGACAAGTGGAACGTATCCAACCCCGAAAACTCTTTTTATGAGCCCGGTCCAGAGTAATTTGGAACGTGATAGAGTTTAGCAAGCAACCAAGATAATATGATAAGATTCAAACAACTAAAATGATAAGAAAGTGATGGTCTCGTATATATTCCTCAGAGAAAATGATAGGATTACAAATGGTAAGAGCAAGAGGATACCCTCTTGCTTCTATCCTAAGCTTCCTTATATAAGCCCAAGTGAGACTTTTCAAACCTCAAGTGATGTGACCTTTCTATCACTCCAACGTGTATGATTGCAACGGCGCTCTGATCGAGGGCTATTAACATGACACGAATTGATGAGAATCGGAATCAACTGGACAGGTCCCGTGATCGTGACGGATATTCAGTCTCATGATCGGGTCCGACTACACTTTTAGCCCTATACAGGTTCTCTTCTCTACGCAGAGATTATAACTCATAGTCGAACATCCTATTGTCGACGATATATGCACTGACACATGTATGGGGATTCTCCGGTGACAAACACCCCGCTTGTTTCAACAATAACCAACCAACATAATATTTCTAAATTTTGTTTACCAAAAACCATTTTTTCCCCAAAGTTTTGAGGTGTTTGACCAAACAAGAAAAGTGTTTttgaacaacaacaataatggctaTGCTATAAATTTCTTATTCTTTCAAAAAGCAttagcaaataattatttttttaagacaAATATTCTTACTAAAAACCTATTTTTACCTAACAATTCATTATTAATTTAACTCATGTATCTctcaaatataaataaattaagaacctcttctccatttttcttttggtttaacaatatttattttgatTAAAAACTTCAATATgtactttttattttatatttgtattttaataaaataaaatattaattgaAGTCTTTCAtaataaatatttaaattatttttcccGTCTATATAGTACTTATTTAACATGAATATCGATGTTTACTTTTTCGTAATTTAACACTAAGAAACATTTCTTTTGAAAAGATTGGTTAAACATATTTTGTTTATCATAAACATAATTTGTTTATCAATTTGAAAAAATCACTTCTCTAATTAATTGACCAAACCCAATTTACTGCTATTTTTTTAAGAGTACTACTTTAGAAAAGCTATTtagagaaaaaatatattttttaggaCAATAAGCGATATCTAATTATTTGGTAAAATAGGCTCGCGGATGAAATttttagtaatatatatatatatatatgtgatttcATTTAGAATGAGTAGTCACAAGCTATCCATGTGTTTAATTAGTTTTATCCTTGTTTAAAACTAATCACGAGAGGCTCGAGCATGATTCAGATACTTGAGTTGCTTAATAATTGAATGGAGATTaagtgttgactttggtcaaataATTGACTAAACGAGCTCGGATTAATGATTTAAAGTTTCAGCATGTCTATATGATGATTTTGAATTTGGCCCCAAGTTTTGGTAAAGTTCTGATTAGTTTCGGATGAATTTGGGTTGTGTCGTGCTTGTATTTGATCTTTCGACGTCG
Above is a genomic segment from Lycium barbarum isolate Lr01 chromosome 12, ASM1917538v2, whole genome shotgun sequence containing:
- the LOC132624088 gene encoding uncharacterized protein LOC132624088 — translated: MKNHENRPIGAAPLPEVNEVYAHYSRRGKGRGPGCGHDNSRGRDNSRGRDNGQGRNYFPGVNHPSKKNYHQKGKKKDERHEVPEARDSENKCYRCGGSGHWARTCRTVKHLVELYQASIKRKEKNPEAHFISENQIDITHLDVADCFEHPEGKIDHLIGDGSVVRDD